Proteins encoded in a region of the Nocardia asteroides genome:
- a CDS encoding carbohydrate ABC transporter permease gives MTTRVRVREQVPMAPVAAAEPARRERRRWELTAVGVVLAAGFLLPFVVMVLGSLKSGAEILRIPPTYLPQSWHPDNYTTMWDTPETPLPFNLASTIIITVCATALVLAVAIPAGYYTARHRFPGRGVFLGVVLVTQMLQPTVLVTGLIREFFALGINDTWLAMILVNAAFNLSFAVWILHSFFAAIPVEIEEAAMLDGLGRWQTLVRVSLPLVWPGIVTATIFVAVACWNEFAASLVVLTTPENQPLSVALTKFVGQYDTAWQYVFAISTVGIIPVVLLFAVIEKRLVAGLTAGSVK, from the coding sequence ATGACGACGCGGGTGCGGGTCCGCGAGCAGGTGCCGATGGCGCCGGTCGCCGCGGCCGAACCCGCGCGGCGGGAGCGACGGCGCTGGGAGCTCACCGCGGTCGGCGTGGTGCTCGCCGCGGGGTTCCTGCTGCCTTTCGTCGTGATGGTGCTCGGGTCGTTGAAGAGCGGAGCCGAGATCCTGCGCATCCCGCCGACGTATCTGCCGCAGTCCTGGCATCCGGACAACTACACGACGATGTGGGACACCCCCGAGACGCCGCTGCCGTTCAATCTGGCCAGCACGATCATCATCACCGTCTGCGCCACCGCGCTGGTGCTGGCCGTGGCGATACCGGCGGGGTACTACACCGCCCGGCACCGCTTCCCGGGTCGCGGAGTGTTCCTCGGTGTGGTGCTGGTGACCCAGATGTTGCAGCCCACGGTGCTGGTCACCGGGTTGATCCGCGAGTTCTTCGCGCTCGGCATCAATGACACCTGGCTGGCCATGATCCTGGTCAACGCCGCGTTCAACTTGTCCTTCGCGGTGTGGATCCTGCACAGTTTCTTCGCCGCGATCCCGGTGGAGATCGAGGAAGCCGCGATGCTCGACGGACTCGGCCGCTGGCAGACGCTGGTGCGGGTGAGCCTGCCGCTGGTCTGGCCCGGCATCGTCACGGCGACGATCTTCGTCGCGGTGGCGTGCTGGAACGAATTCGCTGCCAGCCTGGTCGTGCTGACCACGCCGGAGAATCAGCCGCTGTCGGTGGCGCTGACCAAGTTCGTCGGCCAGTACGACACCGCCTGGCAGTACGTGTTCGCGATCTCCACCGTCGGCATCATCCCGGTGGTGCTGCTGTTCGCTGTCATCGAGAAGCGTCTGGTCGCCGGCTTGACGGCGGGCAGCGTGAAATAG
- a CDS encoding extracellular solute-binding protein, with product MLAGVAMVTGLALTLSSCGFGPKNAADSDTTINLLAPAYSDGATGTKALWDGVIAEFQKQNPGITVNLQMESWNSINDVVRTKLQSQATTPDILNIDAYASFAADGLLYPATDIVSAPVLADIQPAFAQNASLNGTQYALPLFASTRTLFYNTELFDKAGIVRPPKTWAELTDVAKKIQALGGGVSGYGLPLGSEEAQGEASIWTFGAGGSWADGDRITVDTPENLEGVRAMRELIDAGATQPNPGATDRKDVINAFIQGKIGMIEALPPTIGQITAKNPGLRYATAPSPTKTGNPVTLGVADHLMAFKKDGAKAESIKKFLDYFYSAAVYANFVKHEGFIPITHSAAAALADDPVTKAFAATLSVARFYPSNNPKWAAAQGAIRQQMGTIGQGADPAQVLRRIQEAAN from the coding sequence GTGCTTGCCGGAGTCGCGATGGTCACCGGCCTCGCGCTGACCCTCTCGTCCTGCGGGTTCGGTCCGAAGAATGCCGCGGACTCCGACACTACGATCAATCTCCTGGCCCCCGCCTACAGCGACGGCGCCACGGGCACCAAGGCGCTGTGGGACGGCGTCATCGCCGAATTCCAGAAGCAGAACCCGGGCATCACGGTGAATTTGCAGATGGAATCGTGGAACTCGATCAACGACGTGGTGCGCACGAAGCTCCAGTCGCAGGCGACCACCCCGGACATCCTCAACATCGACGCCTACGCCAGCTTCGCCGCAGACGGCTTGCTCTACCCGGCCACCGACATCGTCTCCGCGCCGGTGCTGGCGGACATCCAGCCGGCCTTCGCGCAGAACGCGTCGCTGAACGGCACCCAGTACGCACTGCCGTTGTTCGCCTCCACTCGCACCCTGTTCTACAACACCGAATTGTTCGACAAGGCGGGCATCGTCCGGCCGCCGAAGACCTGGGCCGAGCTGACCGACGTGGCGAAGAAGATCCAGGCGCTCGGCGGCGGCGTCTCCGGGTACGGGCTCCCACTGGGTAGCGAGGAGGCGCAGGGCGAGGCCTCCATCTGGACCTTCGGCGCGGGCGGCTCCTGGGCCGACGGCGACCGGATCACCGTGGACACCCCGGAGAACCTGGAGGGTGTGCGGGCCATGCGTGAACTCATCGATGCCGGCGCCACTCAACCGAATCCGGGCGCGACCGACCGCAAGGACGTGATCAACGCCTTCATCCAGGGCAAGATCGGCATGATCGAAGCGCTGCCGCCCACCATCGGCCAGATCACCGCGAAGAACCCCGGCCTGCGCTACGCGACCGCGCCGTCGCCGACCAAGACCGGCAACCCGGTGACGCTGGGTGTGGCCGACCACCTGATGGCGTTCAAGAAGGACGGCGCGAAAGCCGAGTCGATCAAGAAGTTCCTCGACTACTTCTATTCGGCCGCGGTGTACGCGAACTTCGTCAAGCACGAGGGCTTCATCCCGATCACGCACAGTGCCGCCGCCGCGCTCGCCGATGACCCCGTGACGAAAGCGTTCGCCGCCACGCTCTCGGTGGCACGGTTCTACCCGAGCAACAACCCGAAATGGGCCGCGGCTCAGGGCGCCATCCGCCAGCAGATGGGCACGATCGGACAGGGCGCGGACCCGGCTCAGGTATTGCGTCGCATCCAGGAAGCCGCGAACTGA
- a CDS encoding DeoR/GlpR family DNA-binding transcription regulator, with protein sequence MTGSTDRPQRWNRLLELLAESGRLSVEEAAERLGVSAATVRRDFTALAEQQLATRTHGGVVATSVAYDLPARYRQSAGEAKQRIAEHAASLVDPHAVVGMNGGTTTTAVARALAGRTDPDSSGDEQLTIVTNALNIAGEMVLRPHMRTIVLGGVARRESYELHGPLAERALAELRLDELVLGVNAISAEGGAQCRHIDEAGVTTEMVRRSGRVLVVATGDKLERTALARICGIEQVHVLVTDTDADPVAVEKIRAAGVRVDVV encoded by the coding sequence ATGACCGGGTCGACGGATCGACCGCAACGGTGGAACCGGTTGCTCGAGCTGCTCGCCGAGTCCGGTCGGCTCTCGGTGGAGGAGGCCGCCGAGCGGCTCGGCGTGTCCGCCGCGACGGTGCGCCGCGATTTCACCGCGCTCGCCGAGCAACAGCTGGCGACCCGGACGCACGGCGGTGTTGTGGCCACCTCGGTGGCCTACGACCTGCCCGCCCGCTACCGGCAGAGCGCGGGCGAGGCCAAGCAGCGCATCGCCGAGCACGCCGCATCCCTGGTCGATCCGCACGCGGTGGTGGGGATGAACGGCGGCACCACCACAACGGCGGTGGCCAGGGCGCTGGCCGGGCGCACCGATCCGGATTCGTCGGGGGACGAGCAGCTGACCATCGTCACCAACGCGCTGAACATCGCGGGAGAGATGGTGCTGCGGCCGCACATGCGCACCATCGTCCTCGGCGGAGTGGCGCGGCGGGAGTCCTACGAGCTGCACGGGCCGCTCGCCGAACGGGCGCTGGCCGAATTGCGGCTCGACGAGCTCGTGCTCGGGGTGAACGCGATCTCCGCCGAGGGCGGCGCCCAGTGCAGGCACATCGATGAGGCCGGGGTGACCACCGAGATGGTGCGGCGTTCCGGGCGGGTGCTGGTGGTGGCCACCGGGGACAAGCTCGAACGCACCGCCCTGGCCCGCATCTGCGGCATCGAGCAGGTGCACGTGCTGGTCACCGACACCGACGCCGATCCGGTCGCGGTGGAGAAGATCCGAGCGGCGGGCGTACGGGTCGACGTGGTGTAG
- a CDS encoding ROK family protein translates to MGNEQPRTPAGSGASVAGPRTPETNSRRDEPTGRSGSGRATTVLGTTTLTAPLPGEALVLGLDVGGTTIKGEVTDAEGAALAMGSVATPHGPVAFDAMGELGERLLAELPESDRGRVRRAAVVLPGIVDTTRSIAVFSSNVGWRDVHVGDRFTERWGVPTLIEHDVAVAGWAEWKYGAGQGHENVCVVILGTGISGTLSVGGRLVRSSYGQVGEYGHVPVRRAGGLPCPCGNTGCVETVASGAAIARAYTRRTGRETTGAAEVFALMSTDPDAAAVVEDAVEALADGLVGIVHAACPELVVLGGGLAGAGTALTAPLHRALTDRLRLVPAPRVVLGEFGARAGLAGAALFARRGALT, encoded by the coding sequence ATGGGAAACGAACAGCCGAGGACACCGGCGGGTTCTGGTGCGTCCGTGGCCGGGCCGCGCACCCCTGAGACCAACTCGCGCCGCGACGAGCCGACCGGGCGTTCGGGCTCGGGGCGGGCCACGACCGTGCTCGGCACGACGACGCTCACCGCGCCGCTACCGGGCGAGGCGCTCGTGCTCGGACTGGATGTCGGCGGAACCACCATCAAAGGCGAGGTCACCGATGCCGAAGGCGCGGCTCTGGCGATGGGCTCGGTCGCCACGCCCCACGGTCCGGTCGCCTTCGACGCGATGGGCGAGCTCGGCGAGCGGTTGCTGGCCGAACTGCCGGAATCCGACCGCGGCCGGGTGCGCCGCGCGGCGGTGGTGCTGCCGGGGATCGTCGATACCACGCGCTCGATCGCGGTGTTCAGCAGCAACGTCGGTTGGCGCGACGTGCATGTGGGCGATCGCTTCACCGAGCGCTGGGGCGTGCCGACGCTGATCGAACACGATGTCGCCGTGGCCGGTTGGGCGGAATGGAAGTACGGCGCCGGGCAGGGCCACGAGAACGTGTGCGTCGTCATTCTCGGCACCGGTATCTCCGGGACGCTGTCGGTCGGCGGGCGGTTGGTGCGCAGCAGCTACGGGCAGGTCGGCGAGTACGGGCACGTGCCGGTGCGGCGCGCGGGCGGCTTGCCCTGCCCGTGCGGCAATACCGGCTGCGTCGAGACGGTCGCGTCGGGCGCGGCCATCGCGCGCGCCTACACCCGCCGCACCGGACGGGAGACGACCGGCGCCGCCGAGGTCTTCGCCCTCATGTCCACCGACCCCGACGCCGCCGCCGTGGTCGAGGACGCGGTCGAGGCGCTCGCCGACGGGCTGGTCGGCATCGTGCACGCCGCCTGTCCCGAACTGGTCGTCCTCGGCGGCGGCCTCGCCGGAGCGGGCACGGCGCTGACCGCCCCACTGCACCGGGCGCTGACGGACCGGCTCCGCCTGGTCCCCGCACCGCGAGTGGTGCTCGGCGAGTTCGGCGCCCGCGCCGGGCTGGCGGGCGCCGCCCTCTTCGCCCGCCGAGGGGCACTGACATGA
- a CDS encoding sugar isomerase, producing the protein MPTPADHTPEPHLATEVATQPDDWTHAATIAADHHAALPKPGERVAVIGCGTSYFMSRAIAALREGAGRGLTDAWPASAVPAREYDRYLVICRSGTTTEVIRAMRAIPARVPRAVICSSPGTPVLELGDPILIEQVDERSVVQTRFATTTLAILRSHLGEDLTPVIAQARAVLAEQPAESLVAVRGAEQISFVGMGFAAAIADEAALKLRESCQSWTEAYPATEYRHGPIAISAPGRAVWAFGPLEPGFADDVAATGAHLEHREIDPMADLLRVHRLCVLRAADLGLDPDHPRGLNRSVVLKS; encoded by the coding sequence GTGCCTACGCCTGCCGACCACACGCCGGAACCACATCTGGCCACCGAGGTGGCGACCCAGCCGGACGACTGGACGCACGCCGCCACCATCGCCGCGGATCATCACGCCGCACTGCCGAAGCCGGGCGAGCGCGTCGCCGTGATCGGGTGCGGCACGTCGTATTTCATGTCCCGGGCGATCGCGGCGCTGCGGGAGGGCGCGGGCCGGGGGCTCACGGATGCCTGGCCAGCCAGCGCGGTCCCGGCCCGGGAGTACGACCGCTACCTCGTGATCTGCCGCTCCGGCACCACCACCGAGGTCATCCGCGCCATGCGGGCGATCCCGGCGCGCGTCCCTCGCGCGGTGATCTGCTCCAGTCCCGGCACACCTGTCCTCGAACTGGGTGATCCGATCCTCATCGAGCAGGTCGACGAGCGGTCGGTGGTGCAGACCCGTTTCGCGACCACCACCCTCGCCATCCTGCGCAGCCACCTCGGCGAGGACCTCACGCCGGTGATCGCCCAAGCTCGCGCCGTGCTCGCCGAGCAGCCCGCCGAGTCGCTGGTGGCGGTACGCGGCGCCGAGCAGATCAGCTTCGTCGGCATGGGATTCGCGGCGGCCATCGCCGACGAGGCGGCGCTCAAGCTGCGCGAATCCTGCCAGTCCTGGACGGAGGCCTATCCGGCGACCGAGTACCGCCACGGCCCCATCGCCATCTCGGCGCCGGGCCGGGCGGTTTGGGCCTTCGGGCCGCTGGAGCCGGGATTCGCCGACGATGTCGCCGCCACCGGCGCCCACCTGGAACACCGCGAGATCGACCCGATGGCGGATCTGCTGCGGGTGCACCGGCTCTGCGTCCTGCGTGCCGCCGACCTGGGGCTGGACCCGGACCATCCGCGCGGCCTGAATCGCTCCGTGGTCTTGAAGTCGTGA
- a CDS encoding TetR/AcrR family transcriptional regulator produces MTRRDHRPRDGRSYGGLSKQQRVAQRQTRLIDAALELFGTQGYAATSIERLCAVANVSTRSFYEDMGSREALLIALANRITSRALECAIAALAATENEPLPARVVASFRAYLGVTCADARCARVCYVEIVGVSAAVEEWRRQQRRLLSALLISEAERAVGRGETGPRRFDLFALAVIGAVTSLAQELVHSTAPDATVSLDEICEEIAYFVNSGLSLTGADVPRGDGAGRFSHPPTLRSRPAVEVDVP; encoded by the coding sequence GTGACACGGCGGGATCACCGACCCAGAGACGGTCGTAGCTACGGCGGACTGTCCAAGCAACAGCGGGTTGCCCAGCGGCAGACCCGGCTGATCGACGCCGCTCTCGAACTATTCGGCACCCAGGGTTACGCGGCCACGTCGATCGAACGCCTCTGCGCCGTGGCGAATGTCTCCACGCGCAGTTTCTACGAGGACATGGGCAGCCGCGAGGCACTGCTCATCGCCCTGGCCAATCGCATCACCTCCCGTGCGCTGGAATGCGCGATCGCGGCGCTGGCGGCCACCGAGAACGAGCCCCTGCCCGCGCGCGTGGTGGCGAGTTTCCGCGCGTATCTGGGCGTCACGTGTGCCGACGCCCGGTGCGCGCGAGTTTGCTATGTGGAGATCGTCGGCGTCAGCGCCGCGGTGGAGGAGTGGCGCAGGCAGCAGCGCCGCTTGCTCTCGGCGTTGCTGATCAGCGAGGCCGAACGCGCCGTCGGCCGCGGCGAGACCGGCCCGCGGCGTTTCGATCTCTTCGCACTGGCGGTGATCGGCGCGGTCACGTCCCTGGCCCAGGAATTGGTGCACAGCACCGCCCCGGACGCGACAGTGAGTCTGGACGAAATCTGCGAAGAAATCGCCTATTTCGTGAACTCCGGTCTGTCTCTCACAGGGGCCGATGTGCCCAGGGGAGACGGGGCCGGACGCTTTTCCCACCCACCGACGCTCCGGTCGAGGCCCGCGGTCGAGGTCGATGTGCCTTGA
- a CDS encoding sugar ABC transporter permease has translation MRRRGLPAALPWIAPSLVLIAGIVAFPACYMVWTSTRDLTAYGQDRGNAGLANYRSLFAISELGSVFAHTVVWVVGVVLLTLVLSAALAQFLHKDFPGRTAVRMAILVPWAASVVMTTTIFYYMLDPDVGIANRFLVDIGLLDRGYGFTKQPAQAFLVAMAVAVFVSVPFTTYTILAGLQSIPAEIEEAGRVDGASAWQRYRHLTLPQLRPAIAVATIINIINVFNSLPILQVITGSIAGFSADTTTTLTFKLIRQNQQVDTAAAMSVLNFALIVVVIAIYVRLVRPTREVDR, from the coding sequence GTGCGGCGCAGGGGATTGCCGGCGGCGTTGCCGTGGATCGCGCCTTCGCTGGTCCTGATCGCGGGCATCGTCGCCTTCCCGGCCTGCTACATGGTGTGGACCAGCACCAGGGACCTCACCGCCTACGGCCAGGACCGCGGCAACGCCGGACTGGCCAACTACCGGAGCCTGTTCGCGATCTCGGAACTCGGCTCGGTGTTTGCCCACACGGTGGTCTGGGTGGTCGGCGTCGTGCTGCTCACCCTGGTGCTGTCCGCGGCGCTGGCCCAGTTCCTGCACAAGGACTTCCCCGGCCGCACCGCCGTGCGGATGGCGATCCTGGTGCCGTGGGCGGCGTCGGTGGTGATGACGACGACGATCTTCTACTACATGCTCGACCCGGACGTCGGCATCGCGAACCGGTTCCTGGTCGACATCGGCCTGCTCGACCGCGGTTACGGCTTCACCAAGCAGCCGGCACAGGCGTTCCTCGTGGCGATGGCCGTCGCGGTATTCGTCTCGGTGCCGTTCACGACCTACACGATTCTGGCCGGGTTGCAGTCGATCCCGGCGGAGATCGAGGAGGCGGGGCGGGTCGACGGCGCGAGCGCGTGGCAGCGCTACCGCCATCTCACGTTGCCGCAGCTGCGTCCGGCGATCGCGGTGGCGACCATCATCAACATCATCAACGTGTTCAATTCGCTGCCGATCCTGCAAGTGATCACCGGCAGCATCGCCGGGTTCTCGGCGGACACCACCACGACGCTCACGTTCAAGCTGATCCGGCAGAACCAGCAGGTCGACACCGCCGCCGCGATGAGCGTGCTGAACTTCGCGCTGATCGTCGTCGTCATCGCGATCTACGTCCGGCTGGTCCGCCCGACCCGGGAGGTCGACCGATGA